A genomic region of Anopheles coustani chromosome 3, idAnoCousDA_361_x.2, whole genome shotgun sequence contains the following coding sequences:
- the LOC131271747 gene encoding gelsolin-like: protein MHPAFDNAGTSKGLELWRIENFEPVPVPVKEYGKFYTGDSYIVLNTKASKSGVLSWDVHFWLGLETTQDEAGSAAILTVQIDDRHNGAPVQHREVQDHESSLFLSYFPGGVRYAAGGVKSGFNEVETNAAGEKRLFQVKGAKNVRVRQVPLTVSSMNKGDCFILDGGHDIYVYVGSGAKRVEKIKAISAAGQIRDQDHAGRARVHILDEFASSSEQQEFFDVLGEGSPDAVAEESESDEAYERSDCSAITLYHVSDASGSMEVTAIGERPLKQTMLDSNDCYILDTGAGSIYVWIGKGATGQERSQAMSKAQKFIADKGYPVHTAVHRVVEDGETTDFKQFFASWRDKGMTHAQLIKTAMGSGDETDDDAEFDPEVLHTFKKNGGRALGFMPDNGQGTIEIWRVQNVDLVAVEPEAYGMFHAGDSYLVRYEYTIRAGGSGYIVYFWQGKTSSTQEKGASAIHAVRMDDEMDGKAILVRVAQGNEPRHFMKLFKGRMVTFLGDYDKAAEESTRLFRVRGTCADDVRAEELAPKASSLASDDVFIVKTRETAFVWHGVGASDLEKDMAANVVAALASDSNVVGVEEESEPAEFWDALGGKDEYDRELDPPGTPFLSARLFHCRILYNKKLRVEEVPHFEQDDLNVDDVMVLDGGDEIYCWIGNGATEEERSKSIDMARQYIRTDPSERTEDTVPIVILKQGAEPRSFKRLFPSWDDGFWESQMSYESFRQQFLESNQHAA, encoded by the exons AACTTCGAGCCCGTTCCGGTGCCAGTGAAGGAGTATGGAAAATTCTACACTGGTGACTCGTACATCGTACTGAAT ACTAAAGCGTCCAAGAGTGGAGTCCTCTCGTGGGATGTACACTTCTGGCTCGGGCTGGAAACTACCCAGGATGAGGCTGGATCGGCCGCGATCCTGACCGTGCAGATCGACGATCGCCACAACGGTGCCCCGGTGCAGCACCGCGAGGTACAGGACCACGAGAGTTCGCTGTTCCTGAGCTACTTCCCGGGAGGCGTGCGCTATGCGGCCGGCGGCGTCAAGAGTGGTTTCAACGAGGTCGAAACGAACGCGGCCGGCGAGAAGCGCCTGTTCCAGGTGAAGGGTGCCAAGAACGTGCGTGTGCGCCAGGTACCTCTGACGGTCAGCTCGATGAACAAGGGTGACTGCTTCATACTGGACGGTGGCCACGATATCTACGTGTACGTTGGAAGTGGCGCAAAGCGGGTCGAGAAGATAAAGGCCATCAGTGCGGCGGGACAGATCCGCGATCAGGATCATGCGGGACGGGCTCGTGTACACATTTTGG ATGAATTTGCAAGCTCCTCGGAGCAGCAGGAGTTCTTCGACGTCCTCGGAGAAGGTTCCCCGGATGCTGTAGCAGAAGAATCGGAAAGTGATGAAGCGTACGAGCGCTCGGATTGTAGTGCCATCACACTCTACCACGTGTCAGACGCCAGTGGATCGATGGAAGTCACTGCCATCGGTGAGCGCCCTCTGAAGCAGACCATGCTGGACTCCAAT GACTGCTACATCCTCGATACCGGAGCAGGCAGCATCTACGTGTGGATCGGCAAGGGTGCCACCGGCCAAGAGCGTTCGCAGGCGATGTCAAAGGCACAGAAGTTCATCGCCGACAAGGGCTACCCCGTTCACACGGCCGTCCATCGGGTGGTTGAGGACGGTGAAACGACCGACTTCAAGCAGTTCTTCGCTAGCTGGCGCGATAAGGGTATGACGCATGCTCAGCTGATTAAAACGGCTATGGGCAGTGGCGACGAAACGGACGACGATGCTGAGTTCGACCCCGAGGTGTTGCATACGTTCAAGAAGAATGGTGGCCGTGCGCTCGGCTTTATGCCGGACAATGGTCAGGGAACGATCGAAATCTGGCGCGTCCAAAACGTCGACCTCGTCGCGGTGGAGCCGGAGGCGTACGGTATGTTCCACGCCGGCGATTCCTACCTGGTGCGGTACGAGTACACGATCCGAGCCGGTGGCAGCGGATACATCGTCTACTTCTGGCAGGGTAAGACATCCTCCACGCAGGAGAAGGGCGCATCGGCGATACACGCCGTCCGCATGGACGACGAAATGGACGGCAAGGCAATCTTGGTGCGTGTGGCCCAAGGTAACGAACCACGCCACTTCATGAAGCTGTTCAAGGGCCGTATGGTTACCTTCCTCGGGGACTACGATAAGGCGGCCGAGGAAAGTACGCGGCTGTTCCGCGTTCGAGGCACCTGTGCCGACGATGTCCGGGCCGAGGAACTTGCGCCGAAGGCTAGTTCGCTTGCATCGGACGATGTGTTCATTGTGAAGACGCGGGAGACGGCCTTCGTTTGGCACGGAGTTGGTGCGTCCGATCTCGAGAAAGATATGGCCGCCAATGTGGTGGCTGCCCTCGCATCGGACTCGAACGTTGTCGGCGTGGAGGAAGAATCGGAACCGGCCGAATTCTGGGATGCTCTCGGAGGCAAGGATGAGTACGATCGTGAGCTCGATCCTCCGGGTACTCCGTTCTTGTCGGCCCGGCTGTTCCACTGCCGCATTCTGTACAACAAGAAGCTGCGCGTCGAGGAGGTCCCTCACTTCGAGCAGGAT GATCTCAACGTAGATGACGTGATGGTACTGGACGGAGGGGATGAGATCTACTGCTGGATCGGAAACGGTGCCACCGAGGAGGAGCGCAGCAAGTCCATCGACATGGCACGCCAGTACATTCGCACGGATCCGTCCGAGCGCACGGAGGACACGGTTCCGATCGTGATCCTCAAGCAGGGAGCCGAACCGAGAAGCTTCAAACGTCTGTTCCCATCCTGGGACGATGGCTTCTGGGAG TCGCAAATGTCATACGAATCGTTCAGACAGCAGTTCTTGGAATCAAACCAACATGCTGCATGA